A single region of the Lotus japonicus ecotype B-129 chromosome 4, LjGifu_v1.2 genome encodes:
- the LOC130712697 gene encoding uncharacterized protein LOC130712697 — MIGFEDLKIISWNVRGALHENGKRFVKELIRTKNPDIVFLLETRCQFTRASRFWKSLGFSSSFISEAVGFRGGIWVLTKTNANFNTRLLHMHNQAISFGIWRDNFSWACTAIYASPSPAQREVFWDHLCHVRIGITIPWLLVGDMNEILSPTEVRGGEFFPNRANKFAEVLGSCNLIDLGLVGGNFTWYRKHNNRIILSKRLDRALGDVDWRTEFADAFVEVLHRIHSDHCPLLIHCSASSPNQVTA, encoded by the coding sequence ATGATAGGGTTTGAAGATCTTAAGATTATTTCTTGGAATGTTAGAGGCGCCCTCCATGAGAATGGTAAGCGCTTTGTGAAGGAATTAATAAGGACTAAGAATCCTGATATTGTCTTTCTTCTGGAAACTCGATGCCAATTCACTAGAGCTAGCAGATTTTGGAAATCACTGGGATTTTCTTCATCATTCATAAGTGAGGCAGTAGGGTTTAGAGGTGGCATTTGGGTTCTCACCAAAACCAATGCTAACTTCAACACCCGCCTGCTGCATATGCACAATCAAGCAATCTCTTTTGGAATTTGGAGAGACAATTTCTCCTGGGCTTGCACCGCCATCTATGCATCTCCGTCTCCGGCTCAAAGGGAAGTGTTTTGGGATCACCTTTGTCATGTTAGAATTGGTATCACCATACCTTGGCTTCTTGTTGGTGACATGAATGAGATTCTTTCCCCTACGGAGGTTAGAGGAGGAGAATTTTTTCCTAATAGGGCTAATAAATTTGCAGAAGTCCTGGGAAGCTGCAACTTGATTGATCTTGGCCTAGTGGGTGGCAATTTTACTTGGTACCGTAAGCACAACAATAGAATTATTCTCTCCAAACGTCTGGACAGAGCCCTCGGCGATGTGGACTGGAGAACTGAATTCGCTGATGCTTTCGTGGAAGTGCTTCATAGGATTCACTCTGATCATTGCCCTCTCTTGATCCATTGTAGCGCTTCCAGCCCTAATCAAGTCACGGCTTGA